The genomic segment TTCACACAATATATATTTCATTCATTGATTTATCATAAATGCGCCCTTCAGAACATCAGGGCTCAgctacaaaaactaaaaacataACCCAAGGAAAATCTAGTCATCTTTAAAAGGACTAACTCCCACAATTACAAATACACATTCCCCACCAggcaaagcactttataaagtacAGGTATTTTAACAAAAGGTCCAGGGAGATGTATATTATTTGCTTACATCCAAGAGTTAGTATTGCTATCTTAGCAACTTTGTGGGAGTCTGAAATCTCAAAACAGAATGATCTGATAAAAATGAAAGTTACATACCTCTAAATAGAGGTCTCGGAATGTGTCACCTCTGTAGGGGTCAGGCAGCCGCTGCAATGTAGATCTGTAGAGCGAAATCAAGAAAGAGCACGATCTACTGCTCATACCAAGTGCTGTGTTCTACAAGGAGTTCATAGGGGACAATAGGCAACTCCCATGTCTAAATGGGAGAACTACAGCAGTCTCACAAATCCAGCAGCACATGTGCCCAAGACAACTCATGCTAGTTCCATTGCCACACTCCTAGCATCTCTCGCCTAACAATGCAGGAGACAAGGCCAAAAGAGGGTGGAACCAAAGCAGTCTACGGTGCAAGCCAGATCGTGCTTCAGCAAAATGACCTTTGACAGTACAGCTCTCATAGGAGCATATGGGGTCAGACACTAATGCTGGCAAGTCGCTGGATTCCTTCATAGCCGGTAACAAAAAACATTCTTCATGACATAGAACACCAcagtcctggggccagatcctcagtaggTACAAACTGCtacagctccactgacatcaatggagctaccctgatttagaccagctgaggatgtggtctAAGGCGGTTTCATCTTCCTTTGAGATCTAGTATAGGCCACTCTGAGACAGCTCACtgcactagatggaccttttTGTCCGATCCGGTTTCAATGTGTGTGTTTAGAGgagtagaagaaaaaaaaccagacaagTGAGGGCCTATGTATTCAGTGGGCACATGTGCATGAATATTCATACAGAGAATACGAGCAGGGAAATAGCAAGAGTGGGTAGAAGAACAAAGGGCTCGACCCAAAATGAGGGCAAAGGGGGTTAGGTGAAGTGGCTGGAGGTAGGTGATAGAAAGAGATGGGCAGGTAAGGAAGAGTTAGCAGGACAGGTGGAAGAAGGGTCAGATTATGAAAGGAGGGGAAGTTGGGGTTAGAGGGCAGAGAGCAAGTAGGAAATGAAGCTaaggaagcaaagaaagaaagctggGGATAGGATCAAGGCGAATATTTATGGCTGGCACTTGAAGCATGGACTACACCAGAGGATAGGAAGCCCACTGGGGCCAGTTTCCTCCTTGGAGTTGATAGCTTGGACTCCAACCAAGGGAGGAAGAGTCTGTCTCATCCCATTGAGATCAGCACTTTTCCAGCCCATTCAGTTATTTCATGTTTGCCTTGTTCCCTCCAGATCTCCATGAAGAGACGACCCATTTTATATGTTTTGAACCTTATCTTCCCATCATGTGCTCTCTTCTTATTGGATATGACTATTTTGTTCAGCAGCAGCTCTTATGAGGACAAGATCAGCTTCCAGCTGTCACTCATCATTGGAGAGTCTGTGTTAGCTCTGATTCTTAAGGACATTCTTCCCACTTCTTCCGATGACCCACCCATAATAGGTACTTATCTTTATTGAGTAAAAGTCACTTTATATTCGACATGCACTGGATGTAAGGAAGAGAGCAGAATACAAACATGCCGCCTATTCAGAGATAGTAAGAAGAGGAACACGTAGCCACTGCAGTAGAGCTGTAATACTATAAGTCCCTATTCAGAGCAGTTTCTGGACTTGGGGCACTATATTTCTTCTATGAAACAGAAGCCCACAGTAGAAAGAACCATGGATCTAGAGGAAGGAAGGGCAGAGAGTTTATCAAGCACATTGTCTTCGTCTTGTTTTGCAGTGATGTTTTTCATAGGTGTCTTTGTCCTAATGATTATGGGCGTATTGGAGACCTGCCTATTAATGCAGCTGAAGAAGAAACCCCTCCACCCTTTCCTCAAGGCTATGAAACTGCTGAGATGCCACGAGCGAGCTAGAACATCATCCAGAAACTTCCTAAGCAAGCAGGGTTGGTGTTTGGTTACCTCCATTTGAATATCCATATCCAGTGTCAGGGTTCTGTCAGTAGGGAGCCCCTTATCTCTGGAAATCAATCATGCTAGCAGGCTTAGAACCCAAGTCCATTGTGTTTCAGGCCACATTTGATCATACATTCACACACAGTTAAGACACCTACCTCTCAATATCATTATGGTGCATATATTATACgaatcaaatatatatataggcaACATATGTCTACAAAAGAGGTGCACCTTTGTTATTTATGGAGGCTCAGCTGTAAACCTAGCCCCATGCAGAGTCCAACAACTCTGGCCAGCCCCACAAGCCCATTCAGCGAGAACAGTCCCTGAGagtttctgatggaaaaatgtatgaaattttaatcaAAACTATCAAGCAAATAAGGTCAAGTTTAGCATCATGCAGGCCTCAGCTCTTGTCCACAGTTTCCCCTAATGTATATTTACTTTTGGCTGCTGTTCTGCCCATTGTAGGAGATTCGCTGACTGAGATGGCCATGGGacaagaggagaggagggattcAAACCCACTTGGAAAGGGAAATATAGAACTACCCATGCTTACGGGAAGAATCAATGCAGAAGGGCAGAGAAGTGGGACACAGGCAGAGCTACATGAGTATGAGTCAGCTCTGCTAGTTCTGGATAAGGTGCTTTGCTGCAGTCATTTGCTTTTATCACTTCtgtttatcatcatcattattgtACAATGGAGTGGTTAAATGTGGGCTAATTGCCTTTTCTAATACTTGCTTGCTTCAACCTCCTCCCTAAAAAGGTTTTCCTGCTTCTTATGCTTGAATTAAACTGTATACTGCATGTCTGAATAACAGTgcaagctctgcagggcaggagccTTGTTCTTGCAAGTGCTTTGTAAAGCAATGTGTACACCTAGGGCGTCCCATGAGCAAATAAGTTACCTGAATAAAATACATTCATGGAGCCAGTGTTCCAGCTGACAGGGAATTATTGGAGTAGGTGTAAGTCATCTTAGCTGTACCTCTCAAAAGTGCTGAACTACACGTGGAGATCTGGGGGGAACAAAGCAAACATGAAATAACACAAAGGACTAGATTAGTGCGGGTCTTGATGGGATGAGACAGGCTCCTCCAACTGTCATTGGAGTCCAGGCTACCAGTATCAACTCAAAGGAGGGAACAGGCCAGGGAGGGCTTCCTACCCTCAACTACAGCCCAGGATTCAAgtttaaaggaaaataatgagCTCCAGAGGAAAAGGTATATTTACCATAGCAAAAATCCCAACCAGTTAGTGCTGGTCAAAAGACATGCTGTCTTACATAAACATACCATGTATCTGATTTTTGCAGACCACTGGAAGTGTTTGCCTTATTAGTACTGCACATTACTAATGGGAGACCTGGATCACCcagaaataacaaaaagaaaaggagtacttgtggcaccttagagactaacaaatttatttaagcttaagctttcatgagctgcagctcacttcacgaaaacttgtgcttaaataaatttgttagtctcaaaggtgccagaagtcctccttttctttttgcgaatacagactaacatggctgctactctgaaaccagaaataacAAACGCAAAAATGGTCACGGCTTTGGCTGAAGGTGAAACCTACCGAGTAGAATCTTACACTCCTCTCAGAAGGCGCGTGTTGTGAAGCTGCTCTCGTATTCATTTACCTACATTCCCGAATGCTACACACGACCTTTACTCAAAAGCAGCATGTCTGCCTGTTCTTTGATGGGTTCATGTAACCAGTCCGTAATATTCATCTGGCCGCGCGATGGAAAAGCCCTCCCACATCCCTGCCTCTACAGCCAGGGTGGCCCTCTCCTACGCCGTGCTGAGGCAGCATGGGCTAATTGCACAGCTGCATAAGAGGTGCTGAGGCACAAGCCCATCTGGcacactgaggctgtggggggaaaaagctgGTGGAGGTTTGTAAGGTTTGTAAGGTTTTGCCAGGTTTGTAACCAGGTCCAATGAGTGTCTCATGAACAGGTTAGAGAGAGATGCTTGAGCTTGTAATACAGAAAAGGGCTGAAAGTTAACTGGGCTGGTCATTTGGTTCGCTGAACTGTTATCTCAGTCACCCGAACAACCTTGGTGTaccccttctgcccgtcagagtagGCAGCAACAAGGGcgaggttcaatatctaggggatccattccaataacacaatgcaaaccagctcgagcccccacccagtgacctgggacaaatatataccacccccgctgggcgcctccaagaggcaatacttcccctctcgcaagcacatagtctgagtgtagcaaaaagccttttaataacagagagcaacaatgtggcattatgttggggaaacaccaccaacaggattcataacacaacccatgagcaaaaaaacccaccccaagcaaattggggcatgcccctttccctttggttcttgagtccagcaaccccaaatcacccaaagtcccaaaagtccaatgacccaaaagtctctgtccctggtcagggcagccccagagttcgaaagtttatctgcggagctttacctcccaccctgggtggagatgggacgggggtaagaggcaccttacatgatctgaagctgaccgcccctcagctccataggccttcgctccgctccgccagccgccccacgaactccttcgctcagctccgctccgcggcccacaagcagctcccgccgtcccacgaactgctccaccagccggtccacaagctgctccgcgtcccaccaacagctcccgccgtcctacgaactgctccaccagcctgtccacaaggcactccagccgtcccacaaactgctccgccctatatcttcaggctcccccactacttaacacaatgctcagtgatttcagcttttagtCAGGTCAGCTCTtcggtgaattcagcttgtagtaggggagcctcagtgctggtgcactattagcccaaagtgagctcagcagcctgtaactagacttctaatggaatcaaaattagctctgatattccacagtagatagaggaggaagtgcaattagcctgtaaggccctcaccaagagGCCCATGTCACCAAGTactaatacttgtccccagcctctctcaattcacacagttttggaacccatgacccttgcctagcgagtgcttcttagttgatggtgagtccctccatcataacaaaaggccaagtgcagttccaagcacagttcccataatcagggtaataacaatttattcttcctgccccaataacagagacactggggatcccacagcagccaaagtgaccatgtgggcagctatggcctcagtctaggtgGGGTggatgtgcctatgcaaatgagatcggcccctgaagtttttttccacaacttgccacacctcaccaccagatgtcagggtggagctcatcctgacactgcttacatcggGTTTAACCTGGACAGCAAGAACAGGGAGAGTATTCTACAAACACTAAACCGTGGCATCCTGCTTGGAAGACTCAATCCTGTCCTCCTTCAGGAACTATCCCCACCCTGTAAAGAGTGCAGAGCCTCCAAAACCAATTGCCTGCTTATTTCACAGCATTTATCACCcacttaaaaaaatccaaaaactcCTAGTGGATTTAATCTTTTAGTTTTGAGATCAAGATGAGACACATTGCTGAAGCCCTGTACAAttactttatttaaaagattCTAGAGACTTTGACAGTCACCAGAAACTGCTTTCGGACAGATTTACAGGTCTTCAATAGGTTTGTATGGCCAGTATGGAtacttctccttgtccagtttGGTTTCAGGGAAGACCTCATTCAAGTCCTCAAAAGTCATCTGATCAAATGGAATCATGGTTCTGAACATCTCAAGCTTGAAGTGGGAGGAGAGACCAGAAAACGTTAAAGTCAGATGTAAGCAAGCATTCAAATTAAACTAGATGTACAATTAGAAATTAAAACAAGGTTTCATACCAAGCTGCCTTAAACATGAAATTCACAGGGTAGAACCCATCAACCGTACCTGTTTCTCATGCTGGACAACACAGGATTGAGAGGCCTGCACATATTCAGCAGCACTCTTAGCCTGCAAGAGAACAAAGGATTTGGTGAGCGCATTAATCCTAGATTGTTTAATGCAGTGAAGCTGTGACTCTCAGGCTATTTCACTTTAGCCATTAAAAGAGAGTCACCATTCTCATCTTACCTCTTCCTTAAAGAGACACTGGCCTTAAAATAGCAtctgctttaaataaaacaggtACAAGCTCTTGACGTCTTTAGCCAGAGAATTTGCCAGCCTCAATAACCTGAATACAACCCCTGGAGTTTATGTTACACCCACCCTCCTCTTTTGCACAGAGGAGGAGCCCATAGAATAGAAGTCACACTatgcaatgctccatcttgaCCCATGCAATCTCCAAGAACTCCAGCTCCACACTAAAAAGGAGTCAGGCCTATTTTATGCAACTTAGGTGCATCCTTTGGGCTGCTGACAAGATGCCAGTAAGATCCTCAGTGGATCAGTTTGGCAGCCTTTGTCTTACACTAATTTCAAGTTTATTACACCAGAAGAGCAAGCTCAACTGCAATCGAGTCCCAGACCCTAAATCCGCAAGTGTGGTCATGTATAGGTAGAGATAACCTATTCTTGCTCAAAAGCTGCCTGTATGCACAAACCCAGACTTTGCAGCTCCTGTACCTCAGCACAATTAATTACCCACCAGCAGACTCCAAGTCAGAATTATTCTATTCCACTACAAAGATCAAAGAGAAACCATGTGGCAGGGAAGAGTTTTTAAATACttacagcttcctgttcctgggcATTTATCTTGTCTGTTTGTGTGTCCACAGGCTCAGGAACCTTTAGTGCATTGTACtgtaaatgcaaaaaataaattctaaacaTGTTGCCTCTCAATTCTGTTGAAGCCCTGCATGCTCCCAGAGCTAATATTTCCCCAGTAGCCAGACTAGTGCTCTTTGGATATTGGGAATCAGGAGAGAATAGGAAAGCTCTGACCATATACTCTTTCCTCACCTAGCAGCCTGCTCGAGGAAAAGTTCACAGTTCTGGGTCTTGTACATCAGACATGAGCAGCCTCCACTTGGATTTCAAATCAGCAGCAACATCTAATTGAGGACGAGAATCTCACCTGCTTTTCAAACTCATCCACCATGCCAGCCTTAGCAACTGCAGTCTTGTAATAAACCCAGTCAATAGCGGGGGGCTTCTCTGGCAAGGACATCAACCAGTACAGGGGGAGCAGAACAGCTGATAGAACAACCCCCAGGAATTTCAGAGAACTCCCAGTTCCACACCAGGCAACTCTGCAGTATCCACTGTCCCACCCATCATCAGGCCACAGGGTAGCAACTATGCTCATTTTAGTTGCCAGTATTTTCAGTCTCCTCATTAACGTGGAAATGGCAATAAAGCAGCCACACAAAATTCTACATGCCTACATTtggttctctctttttttggctGGATGGGCAAGTGCAATACTCAGTTTTTTCATCATGAACACTGGTAGGCGCAGACAACAAGAATTTGTGAATGTGGTGGTTAGTTTTCATTACAGTTTTGCAAGCCTGacaaagggttttaaaaaaaaaaaaaagaaagataataaacatgaaaaccacttcaagccagggggtgtaggagcatccctagttccagcacctgtgcaccAGACATCCAGAAGCTCTGAAAGCCAATCTGCCCTTTTAGCCACATGGCTGAGGGTTTGCTCACCATACAGCTGTTGGGAGCTGGGGGTCGGTATTCAACACAAGCACCCTGGGAGGTTTGATTCTGCTAGGTGAGGTTGCACTATCCTAGCCCAGCGAATTCATGCCTTGGTTGTTACCACACTGACTCcctgaagggggggaggggaatgcactggggtggaatttggcccatgatgTACCAGTTTATTGTGCTCCTGGGACTCACCCTCCTTTCCATCTGCTCTCAGTTTAAGCTCAGCCATGCATGGGCTGTTTGGCTAGTTTCATTTTTCCAAGGCACGCAGGCCACGGGGGAGAGCAGAAAAGGCTAGTCCCAGCTCCCATTCCTTTAGATCAGCCTCCATGGGGGAAAGACACCTCTGGCTGGGCACCAAGGCTCATCCCCACACTGGCTGGCCATGCAGCATGGTGAGGGGCTGAGACGtggaaccctccccccccgctggtCTGGGCTGAGCGAGGGAGTTCAGCATCTAAGATCTAGCTGGGTCAGAGACGTGGTCATTCTGGGGGTGGAGTCCCCGCCCTTGGGGAGCTCTGCCAGGACCTaacaggagcaggatttggctccatAGGCTACAGATGCAAAGGATTGGGTGGTGGGCAATGCTACAGAGGCTGCCATAGAGCCTGGCTCCACTGTGGTGGCCCTTACTCTCTCTATATACACCGGTGTGTGGGGTATGAGCCTATTTACATACATATAGACACACATCCCTAATTGAACCTCAGACATACACCACAGACATACAGGCATATGAGCCAGCTGTGTTTGCCGGCCAATAAACTAGTGAAGAAACAGCCATGTCCAGCATGGAAGGATCGTCCACATCAAACAACAAACCAGAGAATGCAGAGACAGTCAGGGGGACCATGGCGGGCACGTGAGAGCTTTGCAAAGTCTCACTAACGGCCAGTCTAGCCTCTCCCTCCACAGGCCTTTTTAGTATTGGATGGGTGTGTTTTATAAGAGGGATCTGGGGTCATGAGCCTCTGGGGTTTCTAAGCTTTGCTTAGCCTGCAAAGCACAAGCATTGGGGATGCAGAGAATCGTACGTCAGGAAGGGTGTGTTAGAGCAGCACCGAGTGAAGCAGGGCCGGGCAGTTGTGAAGGCACAAAGCCTCTGGAATCTAAACAGTGCAGGGAGCGGACCCGTGGTGAAGAATGGACGTCAGGACGCAGCTGGCACTTTAAGCAGAGGCAGCTAAGGTGGATAAACTGCCAGCACTGAGAGACCATGTAACTTTCTTACAGGAAGGTAGTTAACTTCATACTACTTTAGAGCTAGGTGATGTTGTTACAGCAAGTgatt from the Chelonia mydas isolate rCheMyd1 chromosome 14, rCheMyd1.pri.v2, whole genome shotgun sequence genome contains:
- the LOC102937429 gene encoding ATP synthase subunit d, mitochondrial codes for the protein MSLPEKPPAIDWVYYKTAVAKAGMVDEFEKQYNALKVPEPVDTQTDKINAQEQEAAKSAAEYVQASQSCVVQHEKQLEMFRTMIPFDQMTFEDLNEVFPETKLDKEKYPYWPYKPIEDL
- the LOC114020670 gene encoding 5-hydroxytryptamine receptor 3A isoform X1 yields the protein MSILSVTEKLQTVTVYFLVIMKWKNVFVTWNPQDFCNISNLVLPVDTFWSPYIIIYEQVDEEKSLSRPFLSITHKGIISTTQQHQVTITCNLEMHKFPFDTQMCSISLFSFNHPETDLILRSNQTTDEVNKKSKLYHLTNGEWKFTNITIIPYRLEDEEEVFTGIIYEISMKRRPILYVLNLIFPSCALFLLDMTILFSSSSYEDKISFQLSLIIGESVLALILKDILPTSSDDPPIIVMFFIGVFVLMIMGVLETCLLMQLKKKPLHPFLKAMKLLRCHERARTSSRNFLSKQGDSLTEMAMGQEERRDSNPLGKGNIELPMLTGRINAEGQRSGTQAELHEYESALLVLDKVLCCSHLLLSLLFIIIIIVQWSG